The nucleotide sequence GAACCACAGCGGGAGAGATACCTCACACATGATAGTCGTAACCGGCGGCGCCGGCTTTATCGGGAGCGCCTTCATCTGGAAGCTGAACAAGGAAGGGATTGACGATATCATTATCGTTGATGAGCTCGGTGAGTCTTATAAATGGCGGAACCTCGTCAAGCGACAGTACGCCGACTACCTCCACAAGGATGATTTCCTGAAGATGATCCTCGCGGAAAAGCTGCCCTTCAATGTGCGGGCGCTGATCCACATGGGGGCCTGCTCGGCCACGACGGAACGGGATGCCGACTACCTGATGGAAAACAACTACCACTATACCTGTCGGCTGGCGGCCTGGGCTATGAAACAGAATGTCCGTTTCATCTATGCCAGTTCGGCGGCGACTTACGGCAACGGCGCCCTGGGTTTTTCCGATGCCGACGACCAGACCAGGACGCTGCAACCCATCAATATGTATGGTTACTCCAAGCAGCTCTTCGACCTCTGGGTGCTGCGCCGGAAGGCGGAACACAAGATCGTGGGGGTGAAATTCTTCAATGTCTTCGGTCCCCAGGAGTACCATAAGGAAGATATGACGAGCGTCGTTTACAAGGCCTTCCACCAGATCCGGGAGCAGGGCAAGGTGCGCCTTTTCAGGTCCCATCGTCCCGATTTCGGTGACGGCGAACAGGTCAGGGATTTCGTTTATGTTAAGGACTGCGTAAATGTCCTGTGGTGGCTCCTGAAGAACCGGGAGGTAAACGGCATCTTCAATCTCGGCACGGGCCGGGCGCGGACCTGGAATGACCTGGTAGCGGCTGTCTTTGCGGCACTTGATATTAAACCGGAGATTGAATATATCGAGATGCCGCCCGCCATCCGCGATCAGTACCAGTACTTTACGGAAGCTAAAATGGACAAGCTGAAACAGGTCGGCTGCCCGCTGCCTTTCGGCACGCTGGAAGCAACTGTCCGGGACTATGTAACCGGCTACCTGCAAAAAGCCGATCCCTATTTGTGATTTCCCAGCATCGAGGTGTATATTCCAGTGAGCGTCGTCTGTATCATCCCCTCACGATACCGTTCCAGCCGGTTTAACGGCAAACCCTTGGCCGATCTCTGCGGCCGGCCCATGATCCAGCACGTCTATGAGCGCGTCATGCAGGCCAAGACGCTATCCTATGCCGCCGTGGCAACTGATGATGAACGGATCTTCGCTGCGGTGGAAAAGTTCGGCGGCCGGGCGGTCATGACCTCGCCTCGGCACCGTTCCGGCACCGACCGGATTGCCGAGGCGGTAGCCGGTCTGAATCTGGCGGCAAACGACATCGTGGTAAATATCCAGGGCGATCAGCCCCTCTTTGAACCCGCCCAGATTGATGAAGTGGCGGCGCCGCTCTTAGCCGATCCCTCCCTCCCGATGGCGACGCTGATCTATAAAATCGTGCGTGAGGAAGAAATCTTCCACCCCCATGCCGTCAAGGTCGTCTTTGACAGCGACTATTTTGCCCTCTATTTTTCCCGCGCCACGATCCCCTATGTGCGAGACAGAGGCATGAAGACCGACTACTACAAGCATCACGGCATTTACGCCTACCGGAAAGCTTTTCTCGATACCTTCACTAATCTACCCGAGGGCAAGCTCGAAAAGCTGGAGGCCCTGGAACAGCTCCGGGCGCTTGAATATGGCTATCGCATCAAGATTGTGATAACGGAGCATGACTCCGTGGAAGTCGACACCCCTGAGGAATTGGCGCGCGTGCGCGACATAATTATGGGAAAAGATCAGGAAAGGAACCTATGAAAACATACGAACAGATAAACGACCGCATTGCATCAGGCAAGGCCGTGGTGATGACGGCCGATGAGATCATGGATTATGTGGACCGGAAAGGG is from Deltaproteobacteria bacterium and encodes:
- the kdsB gene encoding 3-deoxy-manno-octulosonate cytidylyltransferase, which codes for MSVVCIIPSRYRSSRFNGKPLADLCGRPMIQHVYERVMQAKTLSYAAVATDDERIFAAVEKFGGRAVMTSPRHRSGTDRIAEAVAGLNLAANDIVVNIQGDQPLFEPAQIDEVAAPLLADPSLPMATLIYKIVREEEIFHPHAVKVVFDSDYFALYFSRATIPYVRDRGMKTDYYKHHGIYAYRKAFLDTFTNLPEGKLEKLEALEQLRALEYGYRIKIVITEHDSVEVDTPEELARVRDIIMGKDQERNL
- the rfaD gene encoding ADP-glyceromanno-heptose 6-epimerase; the protein is MIVVTGGAGFIGSAFIWKLNKEGIDDIIIVDELGESYKWRNLVKRQYADYLHKDDFLKMILAEKLPFNVRALIHMGACSATTERDADYLMENNYHYTCRLAAWAMKQNVRFIYASSAATYGNGALGFSDADDQTRTLQPINMYGYSKQLFDLWVLRRKAEHKIVGVKFFNVFGPQEYHKEDMTSVVYKAFHQIREQGKVRLFRSHRPDFGDGEQVRDFVYVKDCVNVLWWLLKNREVNGIFNLGTGRARTWNDLVAAVFAALDIKPEIEYIEMPPAIRDQYQYFTEAKMDKLKQVGCPLPFGTLEATVRDYVTGYLQKADPYL